In uncultured Methanobrevibacter sp., the sequence TTAAAAAATAGAGATTAACTTCTCTATTTTTCTTTTTCTTTTTTTAGGGTTTTGTCTGTAATTTTGATATATATTCTTTTTTTCTATTTTTAGTCTTGTAATGATTTTATTTTTCTATTAATACATTAATTACAAGATAATTGATGGTTGTTTGTTTTCATTGTAGTAACGTGGACAACTGGGTATGGGTTACTATTAACATGCCATGAATATTATTTTTTTTCTTTTAAGTGTTTTGTTGTGCTTAATTGCAATATGCAAGAGATTTACTAATCTTCGCATCAATTCAATTAGAAAAGAATTTTATATGGGTTTTATATATTTAATACTATGTTGGATTTTACAAAGGAAGAGCTAAGGAACTTAACCATTGCATTCGTTGTGCTTACATTTTGTTTTGGGATAGCAACTGCCGGGTTGAATGCTCATGGAATCATTTCAATCTTACCTATTGTTGTAGTTAGTGTAGTGATAGGGTCTCTATTGCATGAGCTTGGACATAAATTTGTGGCAATGAAATATGGTTGTCAGGCTGAATTTAAATTGTGGCCTCTGGGATTATTGATTGCTGTCATCACATCATTTTTTGGATTCGTATTTGCATCGCCAGGTTCACTTTATATTGGTCCGGAAAATCTCTCTGATGAGATTAATGGTAAGATTTCAATTGCAGGACCAATGGCCAATATGGTACTTGCATTAATATTTTTA encodes:
- a CDS encoding site-2 protease family protein; this encodes MLDFTKEELRNLTIAFVVLTFCFGIATAGLNAHGIISILPIVVVSVVIGSLLHELGHKFVAMKYGCQAEFKLWPLGLLIAVITSFFGFVFASPGSLYIGPENLSDEINGKISIAGPMANMVLALIFLAIAALIYPLKIHSNIFHLIYLISTVGFSVNCFLATFNLFPIYSLDGTKVLKWNVGIWIAAIAIAGIMMFVSIAIGAENAVQLIMGV